The stretch of DNA TCTATCAGAAGCGCTGGATCTATCAGCCATCATGGGGTCTATCAGCAGCGCTGGGTCTATAAGCCATAATGGGGTCTATCAGCCATATGGGGTCTATCAGCAGCGCTGGGTCTATAAGCTATAAAGGGGTTTATCAGCCATTATGAGGTCTATCAACAGCGCTGGGTCTATAAGCCATAATGGGGTCTATCAGCAGCGCTTGGTCTATCAGCCATAGCGGGGTCTATCAGCTGCTCTTGGTCTATCAGCCATAACGGGGTCTATCAGCAGCGCTTGGTCTATCAGCTATAACGGGGTCTATCAGCAGCGCTTGGTCTATCAGCCATAACGGGGTCTATCAGCAGCGCTTGGTCTATCAGCTATAACGGGGTCTATCAGCAGCGCTTGGTCTATCAGCCATAACGGGGTCTATCAGCAGCGCTTGGTCTATCAGCCATAACGGGGTCTATCAGCAGCGCTTGGTCTATCAGCCATAACGGGGTCTATCAGCAGCGCTTGGTCTATCAGCCATAACGGGGTCTATCAGCAGCTCTTGGTCTATCAGCCATAACGGGGTCTATCAGCAGCGCAGCGTGTTATTTGGTGGTCGATTCCAtactttttaataaaaaaaaaatcgatgtgACAAATAGGATGTGGGTCACATAAACACAAAATGACCGCCAactatttgtaataaaaaaaaagcttttgcttttataaaaaaatcggAGTTCGTAAACGTTACTTCTTACTTACTTCTTGTATCGAGAGTGATCTGTCAAAATAAGAAGTGTTGTGCACCATCTCGCTCTGATTAAATAAGCGTTTATGCACTGTCCTTTAATGGATTGAATTGAAGTTGTTCAAAAGTCTTGCAGTTGTAGTTTGCGAATCGTTTTGTTTAGCGATGGAGCTAAAGAATCTAATCTACTTTCTTTTCGAGGTAGGAAAAATTTAATCTATCTATGAAATGAACTACCGCAACTATTCGAATTCTATTTCAGATTTGATTTTCCCCGCGCTCGAAGGTTTTGTTCACACATCTTCAGGGGCAGCGCaccgtgggggggggggggggggggggtattaaATTTgcctccattttttttttttttttcaaaaaagagGGAAAGAAAATTCTAAATAATGTTCTATGGCGTAAATTTCAGCTGAGATTCCCTTGGATTTGATAAGTGTTCAAGGCTGCGTTATTGTTCTACTACTCCTTTGGAAATCTACATTCTAATAACAACCGTAATGCGAATAAAAAcactttgttaaaaaaaaaaaaaactttgttaaAAAAGGGTTCGTTACAgtaatttttgtattttaccaAAATACATGGGTAGACTACTTCTACCCATGGGATCCAAGCCGTCCTGGGAATTATCAACTGACCAAAAAAGAACCAACTGCATGTGTAAGATAAGGGATCTGTGAcgccaagtaaaaaaataaaaatgtttcccGTCCCCGCCCTCATCAATTTTTGGGGCCTCTTcaaatttgttgttatttgtgATATTCAACTAAAAGACTTTATTTCACTTTTTTCGCCATTTCATGGACATTTGCTTCGTACTCCTTGTGAGCAAAACACTCCTTTAATATTCGACAATGTAGAAAGATTTTGTTTACGTTATGATATGCagtcagtaaaaaaaaaacctattggtCGAGACCtttggatataataaaaataggcaGTCAAAGACTGCATGTGACTCAAGGTATAATGCATAAGAAACGTAAAGAGTAGAGACTTTAGTGTAGGTCTTAGCATAGTGAATTGTTTCTGAAGAAGTTAGAATTTACAGTGTAAGCATAAGAAACAGAAAGATGTGAAAAATTAGGTTGTGTGGCTAAACACCATAAAAATGTTCAATTttgcaaaatataaacattttatttccacttcaatataaatatataacgtGAATACAATTTTTGTGGCTTttcaaaaatattgatatagtTATAATATGAACAGTAACatcttatataaaaatatattcaataaaatccctttaaaataatatttgtctGTACTTTCACTCTATTTTGTAATATAATTGTGAAATGTTTGTTGATTAGAAACAATATATCATGGATGGTCTTGGTTGACCAATAACTAGATTTTGGCTTATACAATATGATCAATATGAGTTGAATATCAGCAAGACCATTGTACACAGTCATCTAGATACAATATGAACAAGAACAATAATGCTGGTTCCAGTTTTACAACTAAACGAACTCTAAATTTAACTTTTTTGAATGAATTTCTCTGTATTATACAAGAAAAGCAGAGAATATCAGACATTATGCCTGTAGTTCaacaaaaactcaaaatatgcaaataaatgtttttctgtAGTGTTTATATCTTCGACGTGTTTTGAGGTCTAAAAGAGAACCTGATGAATGACAGAGGTTGAATTATCCACAATAAGTTGCTTAGTTCCAGCAGTTAAGAAAAGCTTGTTCAGTTCTTTAGGTGATAAGTCATCTATTCTAGTGTCGCCTTTGTTGATGGAGATGAGAAAACTTTGCAGGCCATCATTAAAGCATGTGTACATCTGCATTTTGCCATCAGTTTTCTTGACAGTTAAGTTGCAAACCAGTTTTGTTTGGCATTCTGAAAAGAGCATAGTTGTTTGGCAAGTTGGCAGGGGACATGTTATCATGTCATCTTCACTATCATCTTGATTTAGCGTGGTGTTGCATACAACACAAGAGTTTGCTGCTTTCACATTGGCACCGATAAACCGTCCCTCGATAATATTTTCAGCAAATTGCTCAGATGTTAAGTTTATGTCATGGATTTGTCGATCAGCTGGTTCAATTGATGTTGAAGTATTTGTAGATAGATATTTAACGTCATCAAATACTCTGATTCTAACATTCTTAAATGTGTACGTTTTTCCACATTCTACTCTGTCAATGAGGTCTTCCCAGAGAGTGAGTTTTATTGTGCTATGCTCATCATTAATGATACAGTCTGATTTCTTTAGCTGTTGACCTTGTTTAATGATCAATTGATTTTCGTGATTCTTTGTTACCACCTTAGCAACAATGTCAACTGCCTTGTATTCTGGTGCTGATAACGCTTCTTGCACCGTCACAATAGATGAGACAACTTGGGAGTTATATGAGAATTCTGGCGCTGCTGATGTTATCTTTGATTTTTTCGTCATTCTGAACTCTTCAGAGGTACTGGTGCTAGCCATTCTTTTGGTGGCTGTGATTTTTATTGGTGATTTATTTTGGTATGGTTCAAGGAGATTTTTTCTTAGCTGTGGGTCATAGCACACGGCACGGACCTTTTCAGCTTCTCCAGTTTGGACAAGACAGTCAAAGTatggttttctgttttttttttcgcatgcTTAACAGGACTTAGGCTATGAACAAAACCCTCTAGTTGAACATCTGAAAGAATAGAACTTATTTTAGTCATTGCAAACACATTGTTTATTATGCTTTACACaacaaagaaatatatatcttACCTGGTGAGTCGTCAGCTTTGTTGAGTTGTTGTTGTCTGCAATTAAAAGGAGATGTTATGTAATAATATTAGCAAAGAGTACAAAGATATTACCTAAGATAAGATGGAAAcgaaaaatagaaatgaaattAAGATACAAGTACTTACGGGTTTGTTGTAGGAGTGCTCATGTTGGTATTCTGTAATGAAATAAAGTGTATCTAAACAATTGCACTATTGAGTGTATTTAACTGTGTTTCTAATACTTAATATTTATAATAAGTACCTAATTATTCAGAATACTGGTAGTCTTATAAGAACATAATCAGTATGTGCTAATGTTAAATAAACTAGTGTGTAATGTAAATTGTTTGCACTGTATTTATAGACTCCATTATCAATTTTTGCCTTTAGTTAATGAAGCTGTTTATCAATACACAAATGGCTTTATGATCAGAAAAATATGTCTCCAAAATCTGAAAGCTTGTTTGCACTTCAGGTAAATTAATGTAGATGTGGTCAATACAGGTTTTACTGTCTGTTGTACTACATGAAACTAGCTGTCTATAACAATTTTGTGTTATAAAAAAGTTATAAAGTGATGCACGGCGTGATTCACTGAACCAGTTCACATTGAAATCaccaataaaaatgttaatttGTGTTGGTAGAGAGTCTAGTGTCTCTTTCATAGCATTACATAATTCTGTTATTGATACTGTTGGTGAGCTGTATACTCCCACTATTGTAATATGAGGTATGATCATAAACCTCAAAATAGTTATTTCTACACCATGTATATTTACAAAATGGATATCCTGGGTAATAGTCAAGACGGCTATACACTGCTGTACCTCCATATGGCCTTACATTTTGTCTTGGTGTACCATCATTTCTGAACAATGTATAGTTTTTATCATCTAATAGATAtgaatcatcattttcatgCTGAAAAAATCTTGTTtctgaaaaaatatttacatcaGTGCTTGAGTAATTTAAGTCATGACGTATGTCATCTATATGCTTGTGCAATGATCTTGCATTGAGAAAACAGATTTTAATACTAGCTTGAGGTGCTTCATATATGGGACTAACAGAAAGTGACAGTTTTCCTTCAGTTCTCAATCGATGCATTTCAGTTTGGACGTCAGTATTAACAGCTATTTTGCTTTCACATAAGTCAGTTATATATAGACCATCTATAGTTGTTACTCTACTTAATCCTACATAATGTATATGAGGAATGGCTCTTTTGGTTTCAAAATTTACTACAATTCTACTTTCAGTATCACCCTGTGATCTATGTATTGTTTTAGCAGCAGCAGGTCTAAGTGgaaattgttttctcatcacgTGTACAGATCTTGTTCTACCTACAGCAAATTGAGTGCTACTAGGTTTGATTGGTGTCCATGTTGGTTCAATATCATTGACATATAGCTGTCTATTATCATGCCTGGTTTTTTGACCAACATCAGCATGATCAAACTGTACCCATATAATACCTGATGGTTTGTCTGTTTTATGTATTTGCataaattttataataataataataaataataataataatctttattgaggagagctttttcatttttcaaaaAGGACCTCGacttataaataataacagtaatctataaaaaatatatggaaaaaaaaattaagaaaaaaaatatattgttgaTATATcgttacattaaaaaaaatactatgaTAAAAATACCTAGGTTAAAATTTGAGAAATACTACGTTTAAAAGTACAAATATTTGTGCATCTCTTAATGTCCTGGCTAAGTGAGTTAAAATCCTTGACTGCATGGTACTCAGTTCTTTGTTTGCCCCAGTTTCTTTTCACACTAGGGAGCCTAATATTACATTTGTTTCTGGTATTATAATTATGTTGATCTTCGAGTTTTAACAGATCCATTTCATGCTCTACGAGACCATTTAAACATTTAAAGACATATACACATCTTCTAAGAAAACGCCTCTTTTCTAGAGGTAACCACTTAAGTTTGGCTAAAGCGTCTGTTGCCGACGAGTACAGTGGTCTATCAAGTATTATTTTTGCAGCCTTGTTCTGGAGGATTTGTAAATTTGACATGATAGTGACATTATGCTTATCGCCCCAAACTAAATCAGCATATTCGAAAAGGGGCAGAACTAGACTATTATAATAAAGAAGTCTAGCTCTAAAAGGCAATAAATGCTTAATGCGCCTTAGAAGACCGAGTCTTTGGTTGATTTTGCCAGATAAATATTCAACATGCTCTGACCATGTCAAGTCGGAAGATATGAATACTCCAAGATATTTGAAATTACTCACATTAGATACATTTATGACACTACCAGCACCATTGgtcataccatcatcatttctAGTGTTTAGTGATATCTCTGTTCTTTCACCAATTGCCAAATGCAAAACAGAATgcagttgttttgtttttctaggaTCTTTAGGTATTTGCTTTAATATTTTGTCTCTAAGTTCTTCCGAATCTGTTCCAATGACAGTGTCATGTGCTTTAATAGAGTATTTTGGACCCTGAAGagcattatgagctttatAGTTGAAGTCATTGACTTTAGcattttgaataaataaatgaggTGCATCTTTGGGATACTGAGCACTAGTGTGGTTAAGAATTCTTTCCTTTAATTTGATTATACCCTCTTTAGTATGATTTCCCTCTCTTAATCTATTCAATAATTCAGCAAAGTCTTTGCTTTCCCCCCTCTGTCGCATGATTTCTTTAAGttcaaacattttgaaaagttCTTGCCATACATTAGGTGCAAGAACACCATATTCATCATTATCCATGTCTTTAAATATATAACCATCCATTACAGGTTGTAATTGAAACAAATCTCCTATAGCAACAATACTAACACCGCCAAATGGTAGCGAGCTGCCTTTGATGTCTTTAAGTCTATTATTGAATTGGACATTAAACATAGTATTACCAACCATAGATATTTCATCTACAAATATCAACTTAAGTCCACCTATTTGACATCTTAATGTATTAAGCCTACTTGAATCAAGTTTCTTATAGTTCTTTAATGACTGACAGGCTGGTACTGCTAAAGCACTATGAATGGTATTGCCCTTTATATTATATGCTGCTTTCCCTGTGGGTGCTAACATAAGTATTTTTGTTTCAGCAAAATTAACGCCAGGTCTGGTGTTATAATATTTCAAAGCAGCTTGGTATAAGGCTTTAGTGACATGTGATTTACCCACACCTGCAccaccacttagaaagcagtAAAATGCCTCACCAGAAGTTTTTATTAAATGTAGTACATGATAGAAAAATTCTTTTTGCTCTTTATTCAACGTCTGTACCATACATCTATATTCATCATCTGGCAGTTCATTCATAATAAGTGTTTCAGTATTATCAACTCATGGCATTCCTAAATCATCTGATAGATTATAGTTTCCAGTGAAGTCAGGATGTAAGTCTTGATCACCTTCAGCTCGGTCTTGTTGTTCAAGATTTTGAGTACAAGGTGCTATCTCATCAAATCTATCCTCTAATCTATTCATGTCTTGTTGTATTTCATTAAAGTCCTCATTGCAAACTGCATATTGTTTCATTTGTTCATTGATGACATTGGCAAGTAACATATAGCGTTCTTCATAAGATGAAAATGTACCAAGAATATCAGTTTCTTCATTTCGCCATGGAGTAAATAGCATTAGAAGTTCACGATAATGTTTTTCCGGCTCAGCTTCCTTATTAAACCACACACTTCTAATTATCCTAGCCTTTGCTcgttttttagttttgctaCGTGGTGTTTTCTGAGCTTctgtatcatcatcatcatttagaTTATCATCAACAAAATTCTCTAACGGAagaccatcaacatcaacttGATTAGTTTGTTTTACATAAGGCTTTCCAGCACAATCATACCATGCTGCCCAGTCTGCAAGTGTGATATTTCCTAGTTTTAGAGGGCGCTTTGAATATCTTTTGAGTAAACCACTGGTATAGATTTCTTCAGAGTCATCATCCATTTCATTAATATTATCCATTGGTTTTAATAGGTCAACTCTTTCATTAGGTGGTGATgtatttataaatattatcTGTCTAGATGATTTTCTCATTGGAAGCTGTAACACAATGTACACTGCTTCTTGTGCACTTATCTCAACATTATTGAGGAACTTACTTCCAATATCCCTTActtgttgttttattgttttattaccTTGCCTAGCTTCAGTACATGCCTCTCTTAAAAGTTCACTCATGCCTTTCTGGCCTTTTGATATATAATTCACTATGTACACAGCACATGCATAGACATCTAAGACAAACTGTATATACATGTTAGCTCTCCATGCAGAGAGACAATCAGGGTTGTAATTATTTATGCGTAATTCATTGGGATTTCTTTTCAGAAACACAGTAGGTGTGTTAATCGATGAACTTACAGCAAGTAAATAGTTTTGTTTAGTGATATTAAGGTTCACGAGTAACTGGTCAAATGTAATATCTTCACCTTCTTTGCTTTCATCTAGATACACTTGAATTGCCTTCCAATTAtctctatatatttttatttccttttcggGTGTATCCTCATCTAGAGGATATATTATCATAGTTTGCTTCATTGGTGGCTGTGGATAGTTAAATCTACATTTGCTACTTGTATTTTTACGGCATGTATGCGAATGTCTATGTACCTGTCTATTAACCAAGACTAGTAAATCAGCATTGTCTACTGGCTTTTGCCAAGTTATTATCTTATCAATAAATGATGTGACATCTTCATCACTATCTATTTGAAATTGTGGTGCATCTTCAAGCCACATCAGCATATGTATATGAGGAGACCCTCTTTGCTGATATTCTACACGGTAAAACCAGTCAGATATTTTACCTAAAGGTTGAGCAGAACTGAACAAGAAGTTTGTTAAAAATTGATTAACTTGATAATCAAAGTGTCTTGCACATGTCACAGGGTCACTCTGAATTAAGCGACACCTGTCATCCCAATTAAAATTGTCTATTTGTTCATCAGTGTATTCCTTATTGTCTACAAGCTGACCAAGTATTCTAAGTAGGTGCATCCATTGTGTTTCAGCTGATGAGAAACTACAAAATAGTGTAGCAGGACCTAACTGCCTAATCATTGCAAACAGatcttttttagctttttcaAAGTATGGAGGTGAACCTCTCAATGCATTTAAAAATTTGTATCCATCATCATGACGAATCAATCTGTCTATTGATCCTTGCTGTTTAAGTTGTCCAGCagtaatatttttgttgtttcccTTACATTTTCTCAGAGCTATATGTGATTTTCCTAAGAGAATTTTCATTTgcaacttttttgttttgtaaaatatattttcaatgcaCACTGCAGCTCGTCTGTCAGACCGTCTCAACTCTGATTTACATATATCACTATAGTTAATATCGactaatctttgtttattgtCAATTCGTGGTTGTCCAAGAAATATTCCAGGGTATGCTAACTCTTCACAATATTTGTCTCTAAAAACACTTAATGGTCTATTCCCTTCACCTGGAGCAATATTTAATATGTTTTGCCTTTCATTATCTTCTAAAAAGTCAGTTGCTGTAAACATAGTATCAGTAACACCAGCAATTGTTTCTGCTTCATCTTCATGTGATTCATTTTGGTCTAGCCCTTCAGAATcaatatcattgtcatcagtttCATCTATTGTATCTGactgtaccttctcattaatttcatcattatcagcTCTGTTGTATTGATTGATCCAGTCATTATTCAGTACTATACCTTCATCTCTATATAAACTACTATGTGTTATAAGCCAATTTGCTGCTTGAAGTACTTTATATGGTCTTACATTTAGTGACAGTGCAGAACTCTTATATTTCAGCATCCGCTTTAAATTAACTTTAATTGTAGCAGTTTGATTTTGCAATCGTGGTAATATATTAACTGTATTAGTTACATCAGCAGGTACATTAACAATATTTCCATGTATCTTAAGCTGTCTCCCCCTAGGTGCCTGCATTAATTTTTGAAATGCAATTCTTGGAGCTAATAATCTACATTCTAGTTCATTGAGATCAAAGAAATCTGGTTTATCTGGAAATGCCATACCATTCGCTACAGCACATGGTGggactttatttttttgcaaataattAGAGCATGTTCTACAAACCCATTCTTTGTTACCAACACTTATCTTATTTGATAGATATTTCACAACATCAGGATTTGATTGTCTCAGCTTAGTAGTACTACTCACACTATGTTTATACCATAGTTGATCACAACATATACAAATATACAGAGGGCCTTGGTTTACTATTTCATGGAACCACTTTATTGCAAATTCAATGGATGAGTTagctttatattttctttggtATTCATTACGCTTTGATTTCTTTTCCGGTGATGCATtcatttctctattttttctttggtattcatttctctttgattttttttctggtgatGCATTCATTTCTCTATATTTTCTTAGGTATTCATTAcactttaatttcttttctggTGATGAATTAATTTCTCTATATTTTCTTAGGTATTCATTAcactttaatttcttttctggTGATGCATTCATTTCTCTATAATTTCTTTGGTATTCATttctctttgattttttttctggtgaagtattattttgtttggatTGCCTGTATTCCTTCATGTATTGCCTAATGTAGGTAGCCCTGTCTtgcttttttgtttcatttgaaTTAGAACTTTTGCTTGTACTTgcttgctttcttttttctggACGACTCGAAATTGTATTTTCCCTGTCAATATTGTTCGAACTTTGTTGATGTGAAACAGAACATGTTGATACGTAGTGCACTTGACCAATATGTCCTATGTATATTGTtctaatattatttattattgtatttgctGGCTCAACTAATGTGACTTCCCTAATATTTGAATCTGATTCTATAATATGAATCTTTAAACTCATTGCATCAGCAACAGCCTGTATTATAATATGATTGGCCCATGTTCCTTGTAGAGACATATTAGTTAAATACTGTGACCAAGATGAATCTATGATACTTTCAATAAATCGTTCAGGATTGTCCTTTAAATATCTCACTCCTAAAGCTCTAATTTCTGCATGTTTATTTGAATCACCATATAGCTGATGTGATACTGATTTGAAAAAGCAATCACCTCCTCCACCAACATCTAGTGGTGTTAAACCATGTCGAAGCATTCGGTATCTTAACGTAAAGTCACCATTACTATATAAACATATATcttcaatattattattatcagttACAGGACCAGGATTCAATTCAATGTCCCCAGACAATAAAAGAGTTTGTTTACATCCATTATACCTCACTGATGTTTTACAAGTTGCTCTAAAAAAGGAGCTATAGAAACTATTAAGTCTGTTAATGTATTTCAATTTCCAATAGTTATAGTTTGTAGCAATTCTGTAAAAAACAGATGAAACAGGTGTGCCCTTAATAATCAtctttttgtgtctttttcttaactttctATATCTGAGCAATCTCATAACTTTTTTTAGGGATATTCTAGATGGTTCTCTATCTCTACATTTGTGATTTAGTTGCTTTGAACATATTCGAGAATGTCTATGATTTTCTATACACTTGGAGATCTTGATAGATGGACAAGATGcatgtttattattatcatgtttgttttcaataCTAGGCATAGTTTTCTCAAATGCATTTGTTATACTGTTATTACTAGTTTTTGAGGTGAATTCGTCAACAAGATTACTTCGATCATTATATACAGTGctaaaaatgtgatttgtttgccCTGTTTTATCCGACAAATACAGCAACAtgtacacaggtatcccgaaaATACTTTTGTTCACAAATTGGTTTCCACAATATTTGCCATTATAGTGCCTTTCAGTCACATTGCTGTGATTATTAGTTTCCCGAAGGAAATTTTCAGTGTGCCGAAGCACAGTTAAGATCACATTGCTGTGATTACTAGTTCCCCGAAGGGAATATTCAGTGTGCCGAAGCACATTTTGAGCCCCATTTCTGGGTTTGTTTGCTTCCCGAAGGAATTCTATGCTCTCCCGAAGGAGATTTTGAGCCCCATTTCTGGGTTTATTGGTTCCCCGAAGGGAATTGAAGGACACCATACGGCCATAAGGACTGGTCTTGTGTAATAAGGCAAGCGATGCAATCGAGCTTTTGTTGgcaaacaaaccacataaAGCACCCCAAAATCTGAAATATTCTTTAGAAATACCAACATGACAAATGCATAAAAGGTTGTGCCTAGTACTAAACACAAAAGGGATAGAATACATTGTAAAAGAAGTATTAAATCAACTCACCTTCACAAGAGCTCGTGAAATCAAACGAGAAGTGCGAAGAGAAAGCACATGTTTGACTCCAATCATTTTTTGCTCGTGGACTATAATTCAAAACAACGTCGTAATTCGAAATCAATCCGATCCCTCTTCGCCAGCGACATCTACGACGACGATCACGTGTTCGATGAATGACCGCTAGGAACGCCTGCTTCAAGTGAAATTCTATTGTTTACAACTCTTTCTTTCACTCACTCAAACCGATGGCATAGtgacgagaggccccataaGGCCTTTCGTcacaaaaatacataaaaaataataagccacctgtcaactcatttttttttttctagaaatcCGGACGGGaaacatttgttttattttacttggCCTAATTATTAAAGACAACAAGAATAAACAACAGTATTATATTAATTATTGTATCGGCGTGTTGGGGGATTAAAACTACGATTAACTACGGAAAGAGTGCTTGTCTGAATGGTTTTTTTATGAACTCAACAAATCCCTCGTGGgctcatcaatcacgtgacatcatgcccacagggaacccaataacaataataacgaTAATGTCAATCTATGAATGTCAGTTATATATGAGCTCAGACATCCTCCGGGGGGCGCGTAGTTGCCGGGCACAGTCTGCGATGCGGTCCCTTGTGGCAGCTGTAATTCGCATGCTTCTCCTGATAGGTTGGTTGGACTGGAGCTGACCTCCTGTCTGCGCGTCTGCAGTTTCCCCAACATCAGTAGTAATCTCAAGGGGATATAGCTTGGAGATAGGTCTGTTCGTGTGACCCTTAGCTGTTTTTAAGGTTACAGCCCGTACACATCCGTCGGCACCTCTAATCAGATCTTCCACTACGCCTAGTTTCCACTTCAACCTCTTTTTTCTCGCTGTGGATCTGGACGTCTCCTATCTTGACGCGTGTTTCACCGCTGCCACCTGTTGCGCCATGGAAGCACCGCAGCGAAGTGAGGTACTCCTGCTTCCAGCGCTGCCAGAAGTGTTGTATAACTAGTGCTACACGGGTAGCATCCCTTCGGAGATGATCATCGTTTCCATAGCTCGGGTCAGTTAGTTCGTCCGCATCAGTGTCAGGATGTGGGAGACTGGTAATCCTCCTTCCATACAGTATATGGGATGGTGTGAGAGGGTCTTCATCATTTATGTCAGGAGAGACATATGTTAGTGGGCGGTCATTAAGGATAGCCTCAATTTCCATGACAACCGTCTGGAGAGTGACTAAGTTGATGGATGTTCGGCCAAGGACTTTCTTCAGCGTCGTCTTCGTGAGGCCGATCAGCCTCTTCCAAAACCCTCCATACCATTGAGCTCTTTTCAGGATAAACTTCCAATCTATCCCTTGTTTGCCGAGCTCCTGTTTGAGCGTTGGCGAATTAAACAGGTGCTCGAGTTCAGTAGCCGCCGATTGGAAGGTACTGGCATTATCAGAAATGATAACGTCTGGAATGGACTGGCGGCTTGCGAATCTACGTACGGCGAGAATGAATGTTTTGACTGATAAATCTGAA from Nematostella vectensis chromosome 8, jaNemVect1.1, whole genome shotgun sequence encodes:
- the LOC5503899 gene encoding ATP-dependent DNA helicase PIF1 isoform X1 codes for the protein MNELPDDEYRCMVQTLNKEQKEFFYHVLHLIKTSGEAFYCFLSGGAGVGKSHVTKALYQAALKYYNTRPGVNFAETKILMLAPTGKAAYNIKGNTIHSALAVPACQSLKNYKKLDSSRLNTLRCQIGGLKLIFVDEISMVGNTMFNVQFNNRLKDIKGSSLPFGGVSIVAIGDLFQLQPVMDGYIFKDMDNDEYGVLAPNVWQELFKMFELKEIMRQRGESKDFAELLNRLREGNHTKEGIIKLKERILNHTSAQYPKDAPHLFIQNAKVNDFNYKAHNALQGPKYSIKAHDTVIGTDSEELRDKILKQIPKDPRKTKQLHSVLHLAIGERTEISLNTRNDDGMTNGAGSVIKFMQIHKTDKPSGIIWVQFDHADVGQKTRHDNRQLYVNDIEPTWTPIKPSSTQFAVGRTRSVHVMRKQFPLRPAAAKTIHRSQGDTESRIVVNFETKRAIPHIHYVGLSRVTTIDGLYITDLCESKIAVNTDVQTEMHRLRTEGKLSLSVSPIYEAPQASIKICFLNARSLHKHIDDIRHDLNYSSTDVNIFSETRFFQHENDDSYLLDDKNYTLFRNDGTPRQNVRPYGGTAVYSRLDYYPGYPFCKYTWCRNNYFEVYDHTSYYNSGSIQLTNSINNRIM
- the LOC125570309 gene encoding uncharacterized protein LOC125570309; translation: MVIFASRQSIPDVIISDNASTFQSAATELEHLFNSPTLKQELGKQGIDWKFILKRAQWYGGFWKRLIGLTKTTLKKVLGRTSINLVTLQTVVMEIEAILNDRPLTYVSPDINDEDPLTPSHILYGRRITSLPHPDTDADELTDPSYGNDDHLRRDATRVALVIQHFWQRWKQEYLTSLRCFHGATGGSGETRVKIGDVQIHSEKKEVEVETRRSGRSD